The following proteins come from a genomic window of Anticarsia gemmatalis isolate Benzon Research Colony breed Stoneville strain chromosome 25, ilAntGemm2 primary, whole genome shotgun sequence:
- the LOC142983818 gene encoding uncharacterized protein LOC142983818 isoform X2, producing MNKRLCANAVPTLFLPGTEFSDDASAPDKTKAHSEILCNSCKKPILGYRYKCITCIDYDLCTKCEMFEVHPEHYMLRVPKPVNFKVADDLVKKWQKCINKETHSKDESSSDDDIPINRYAKTYDSGIDLSEDIKTKIRNEITRILDIKHDEPKKIKRKKEVKKKDSSKKKKTVDVEKFSVPVPVETVAVDAMVPVAFADVNDIAGSQILNIKDEMPAALTSIDSGQPMADLNLSDVDFMMDVNTRKTMGLF from the exons ATGAACAAGCGACTCTGTGCTAATgcagtacctacattatttttaccTGGGACTGAATTCAGTG ATGATGCATCAGCTCCGGACAAAACAAAAGCCCACAGTGAGATTCTATGCAACAGCTGCAAGAAGCCTATCCTTGGCTACCGATATAAATGCATAACATGCATTGATTATGATCTATGCACTAAATGTGAAATGTTTGAGGTACATCCAGAGCATTACATGCTGCGTGTACCCAAACCTGTCAATTTT AAAGTAGCAGACGACCTAGTAAAGAAATGGCAGAAATGTATCAATAAAGAAACACACTCAAAGGACGAATCGAGCAGTGATGACGACATACCCATAAACAGATACGCGAAGACTTACGACAGTGGCATTGATCTCTCTGAAGACATTAAAACAAAGATACGAAACGAAATCACTAGGATACTAGATATTAAACATGATGAACCTAAGAAGATAAAAAGGAAGAAGGAAGTAAAGAAGAAAGATAGTTCTAAGAAGAAAAAGACTGTAGATGTTGAGAAGTTTAGCGTTCCTGTCCCGGTAGAAACGGTAGCTGTTGATGCCATGGTGCCTGTTGCGTTTGCTGATGTCAATGATATAGCTGGTAGCCAGATCTTAAACATTAAGGATGAGATGCCTGCTGCTCTTACGAGTATAG ACTCAGGACAACCAATGGCTGACCTAAACTTATCCGATGTTGACTTCATGATGGATGTCAATACAAGAAAAACTATGGGATTATTTTAG
- the LOC142983841 gene encoding uncharacterized protein LOC142983841 encodes MDNEGFTKPGSESQDSDDLAPPGVPKSEIDKSTINIPIPPIPNPNSPATPIGFKLKPSTKGVENAKKRLRAFSIQKKTPITPVTVSKPSGSGNTTVFIGKLSGVKLTPKVDDGEQKKLLPKPPKPGQNKKCLQDSYTELQRRTLSEIEDMKRKMELVELGIPLGLICPTSTNEKAMPTKAMPPIKSFLDPAKLDEIITEAKKARAEGREFKFDYQRLLPDYDNPFQRKKDEFEIVKKLEDKGPYKKSDKDKRKSDRYDRDRRHSHRKDDKRKDDRDKHRDKSKDKEDKKEVKKEVKKAEKETDVNLSDYLVCDSWSLDNEDKATISSPKKEEPAPIEDKKTPIIKEVHKEIEIAPIILDKEPVIPIDSPKVTPIPKMKKLQPVIDSFRFEIDPNEDEILDIFDENMELEKFAKVKHKKDDYDTYEKIFDFDSSKDVSNDALADDTFLESVINEIKQEGMSDEDGAMAQDKGLVEYDSPSRESSSPKDTRLSITPELDDRMRDLQSSRSDYSDGYRSIESGYKSTESGYKSNTSYKSDSRSDRYRLSMEKEEPQMPKSTVASLETWSFVLKVCQPLLFKHDKGRCFRETRTLPKISFAVNTRRCQCIKDRAVVYQELETCKMNLVDRVYGCDQIQDPSEFPKARAWYPRCSQWMGDPSAVPTVAPSTDWEADDSQSETPVTKDKNYKNRSTTPVRNEEIYLDREYQKFMEAVWPEASDKAGTPRSTTPVKQDVRKKKAEDSQPEDKKKAKKIKLSSEGWSQESDVDDEQEKTKKIEKISKVEKVKPRKRKHSSSSVSESDSEKKRRKTNKKKANKKAKSKLTKRRRISKKYLKKLKDKQKKKKKQESDDEEYDKENKKKEKKIKKKKIQKKKKAQKKKKVKSKSSSSSSSSSTSESSSDSESDDQRKKKKKKSDVKKKKRKQSSSDSTQSEELFDVNVLNNIKTERLTDDEKKLEFSPRRQKPREIINVKELQNDFVGSVQVKQEAEESTEKESVRDVEELQEEKEFATESVVECNSESTSQSVSENYTEGVTEILVENIPIPKDEPFKEPKDVHRSTPQEKPAPPQPEATQPEESNLSQCSSQDSTTSKDPYEKDDSHLRPSSQNSNYSFNDVISASQNYSKDDDPEEGYEGGNYEMYEQLAMAYQSDVAKQVGGTSGAGEWWGSQRIETVVRARARGEIKCDWRAGDSPAQAPPAATSHRQRPSRWGLKPGEVNIVLTGGNTEQYPIQNVVEPVYQIQSLANNRSEQNSSTGSYDEAYEDMYGASDRLQYGDCFAAEPGHGRATQAGDVTQDIPLPGERKPLSMSSLDERISQALRTTVLGEVAKDSEETDADKDGPEKGILLTKSEARGAKRVSFADGYKPGQDSDVEEPPKKKKKTRRFGCAWPCPATHPDHVPLWDALPPPPPPPGSPPPSFGQQPPATMIQQPMLLQQPPPMLQQQQLMQQQQMMQQQGINPAMLQTPPFAIGQKMDPSGASLPNFMPPEPPPGLISFQ; translated from the exons ATGGATAATGAAGGTTTTACGAAGCCGGGCTCGGAGTCCCAGGACTCCGATGATCTCGCACCACCAGGAGTTCCTAAATCGGAGATAGACAAG TCAACAATCAACATCCCAATACCGCCAATACCGAACCCAAATTCTCCGGCAACTCCCATCGGGTTCAAGTTGAAGCCGTCTACTAAAGGAGTAGAGAATGCCAAGAAGAGATTAAGAGCATTTTCCATTCAGAAGAAGACTCCGATCACACCGGTTACTGTCAGTAAACCTTCGGGCAGTGGAA ACACTACTGTGTTCATTGGCAAGCTGAGTGGAGTAAAATTAACCCCTAAAGTTGATGACGGAGAGCAGAAGAAGTTACTACCTAAACCACCCAAGCCTGGAcagaacaaaaaatgtttgcaag ATTCATACACAGAGCTACAAAGGCGTACACTCTCAGAGATCGAGGATATGAAGCGTAAGATGGAGTTGGTGGAACTTGGTATACCACTCGGTCTGATCTGCCCCACGTCTACCAATGAGAAGGCTATGCCCACAAAAGCCATGCCTCCTATTAAGTCATTCTTGG ATCCTGCAAAGCTAGATGAAATCATCACTGAAGCCAAGAAAGCTAGAGCAGAAGGTAGAGAATTCAAATTCGACTATCAAAGACTTCTACCAGACTACGACAATCCATTCCAAAGGAAAAAAGACGAatttgaaatagtaaaaaaacttGAAGACAAAGGTCCTTATAAAAAGTCAGACAAGGACAAAAGAAAAAGCGATAGGTACGACAGAGATAGAAGACACTCTCACAGAAAAGATGATAAGCGTAAGGATGACAGAGACAAACATAGAGACAAGTCTAAAGATAAAGAAGACAAAAAAGAAGTGAAAAAAGAGGTTAAGAAAGCTGAGAAGGAAACTGATGTTAACTTGAGTGACTATTTAGTGTGTGATAGCTGGTCTTTGGACAATGAAGATAAAGCGACTATTTCTAGCCCTAAGAAAGAAGAACCGGCTCCTATAGAAGATAAAAAGACACCTATTATCAAAGAAGTACATAAAGAAATAGAAATAGCACCAATAATTTTAGACAAAGAGCCTGTCATACCCATAGACAGTCCTAAGGTAACACCTATTCCAAAAATGAAGAAACTACAACCAGTCATAGATTCGTTCAGATTCGAAATAGATCCGAATGAAGATGAAATATTAGACATATTTGATGAGAACATGGAATTAGAGAAATTTGCTAAAGTCAAACATAAAAAGGACGATTACGATACTTATGAGAAAATTTTTGACTTCGATTCGAGTAAAGATGTTTCTAATGATGCTTTAGCCGATGATACGTTTTTAGAATCTGTTATCAATGAGATAAAGCAGGAAGGGATGAGTGATGAGGATGGTGCGATGGCACAGGATAAAGGTTTAGTTGAATACGACTCACCATCCCGAGAAAGTTCAAGTCCAAAAGACACAAGGCTTTCTATAACTCCAGAACTAGATGATAGAATGAGAGACTTGCAGTCGAGCAGAAGTGATTACTCCGACGGCTACAGGTCGATAGAAAGTGGTTACAAGTCTACGGAAAGTGGTTACAAGTCAAACACATCGTACAAGTCTGACAGCAGGTCGGATAGGTACAGGCTGTCTATGGAGAAAGAGGAACCACAGATGCCTAAGTCTACTGTTGCCTCGTTGGAGACTTGGAGCTTTGTGTTGAAAGTCTGTCAGCCTTTGTTGTTTAAGCATGATAAGGGCAGATGCTTTAG AGAGACTCGTACGTTACCTAAGATCTCGTTCGCGGTGAACACGCGCCGGTGTCAGTGCATCAAAGACCGTGCGGTGGTCTACCAGGAGCTGGAGACTTGCAAGATGAACCTCGTGGACAGAGTGTACGGATGTGATCA GATCCAAGACCCATCCGAGTTCCCGAAAGCCCGCGCCTGGTACCCTCGCTGCTCTCAATGGATGGGTGACCCGAGCGCCGTGCCCACTGTGGCGCCCTCCACCGACTGGGAGGCCGACGACAGCCAATCAGAGACGCCCGTCACTAAAGACAAGAATTATAAGAACAGGTCCACCACTCCCGTGAGAAATGAAGAGATTTATCTTGATAGAGAGTATCAAAA attcaTGGAGGCAGTATGGCCGGAAGCTTCAGACAAGGCCGGCACGCCCAGAAGCACCACTCCTGTCAAACAAGACGTGCGTAAGAAGAAGGCAGAAGATAGCCAGCCAGAAGACAAGAAGAAGGCTAAGAAGATTAAGTTGAGTAGCGAGGGATGGAGCCAGGAGTCTGATGTTGATGATGAACAGGAGAAAAC tAAGAAGATAGAGAAAATATCAAAGGTGGAGAAAGTAAAGCCGCGTAAACGCAAACACTCATCATCGTCTGTGTCCGAATCAGACAGTGAGAAGAAACGACGCAAGACTAACAAGAAAAAG GCAAACAAAAAAGCCAAATCGAAACTTACAAAGCGTCGACGAATCagcaaaaagtatttaaagaaattaaaagataaacaaaagaaaaagaagaaacaGGAATCAGATGATGAGGAATACGACAAAG AGaacaagaaaaaagaaaagaaaatcaaaaagaagaaaatacaaaagaaaaagaaggcTCAGAAGAAGAAAAAGGTTAAAAGTAAATCTTCTAGCAGTTCGTCATCATCGTCTACTTCTGAAAGTAGTTCTGACTCTGAATCTGATGatcaaagaaagaaaaagaagaagaaatcaGACGTTAAAAAGAAGAAACGTAAACAATCTTCTTCAGATTCAACACAGAGCGAGGAATTATTTGACGTAAATGtattgaacaatattaaaacTGAAAGATTGACTGATGATGAGAAGAAATTAGAGTTCTCTCCTAGAAGACAGAAACCTAGagaaattataaatgtgaaagaaCTTCAGAATGACTTTGTAGGCAGTGTGCAGGTTAAGCAAGAAGCAGAAGAGAGTACGGAGAAGGAGAGTGTAAGAGATGTAGAAGAATTGCAAGAAGAGAAGGAGTTTGCCACCGAGAGCGTGGTTGAGTGTAACTCTGAGAGCACTTCTCAGAGTGTTAGTGAGAATTATACTGAAGGTGTTACGGAGATTCTTGTTGAAAATATTCCTATACCTAAAGATGAACCTTTCAAG gaGCCAAAAGATGTCCACCGCTCGACTCCTCAAGAGAAACCAGCTCCCCCACAGCCGGAAGCAACACAGCCCGAGGAATCGAACCTGTCACAATGTTCTTCCCAAGACTCCACCACGAGCAAGGACCCTTACGAGAAAGACGACAGCCACCTTCGACCCTCGTCGCAGAACTCCAACTACAGCTTCAATGACGTCATCAGTGCTAGTCAGAACTACTCCAAGGACGATGACCCTGAGGAAGGCTATGAGGGGGGGAATTACGAGATGTATGAACAACTCGCTATGGCGTATCAGAGTGATGTTGCTAAACAG GTGGGTGGTACATCAGGCGCGGGTGAGTGGTGGGGGTCGCAGCGCATCGAGACCGTGGTGCGTGCGCGGGCGCGCGGCGAGATCAAGTGCGACTGGCGCGCCGGGGACTCGCCCGCGCAGGCCCCGCCCGCCGCCACCAGCCATCGACAGAGACCTTCGCGATGGG GTCTAAAACCAGGCGAGGTGAACATAGTCCTAACAGGCGGCAACACCGAACAGTATCCGATACAGAACGTAGTGGAGCCGGTGTATCAAATACAAAGCCTTGCTAACAACAGGTCCGAGCAGAACAGTAGCACTGG TAGTTACGATGAAGCGTACGAGGACATGTACGGCGCGTCGGACCGGCTGCAGTACGGCGACTGCTTCGCGGCCGAGCCCGGCCACGGGCGGGCGACACAAGCCGGTGACGTCACCCAGGACATACCGCTGCCCGGGGAGAGGAAGCCGCTCAGCATGAGCTCGCTGGATGAGAGGATCAGTCAGGCTTTGAGGACTACTG ttCTCGGTGAAGTAGCAAAAGATTCGGAAGAAACAGATGCTGACAAAGATGGACCCGAGAAGGGAATATTATTGAC taaGTCGGAGGCTCGCGGTGCCAAGCGCGTGAGCTTTGCAGACGGATATAAGCCGGGCCAAGACTCTGATGTTGAAGAACCACCTAAAAAG AAAAAGAAAACCCGTCGCTTCGGCTGTGCATGGCCATGTCCGGCCACCCATCCAGATCACGTGCCGCTCTGGGACGCCTTACCTCCTCCCCCGCCCCCGCCCGGCTCTCCACCGCCGTCCTTCGGCCAGCAGCCCCCAGCGACAATGATCCAACAGCCCATGTTGCTGCAACAGCCGCCGCCGATGTTGCAGCAACAACAGTTAATGCAACAGCAACAAATGATGCAACAACAGGGAATTAATCCGGCGATGTTGCAAACACCGCCGTTTGCGATTGGACAGAAGATGG ACCCAAGCGGTGCGTCGTTACCAAACTTTATGCCGCCGGAGCCTCCGCCCGGACTCATCTCGTTCCAATAA
- the LOC142983818 gene encoding uncharacterized protein LOC142983818 isoform X1 has protein sequence MVNYCWVYGCGRNNSSSSNLYFYGLPKDSVRLNQWLNAIGRGEFSGKGLKKSYRVCSRHFSPQSIMNKRLCANAVPTLFLPGTEFSDDASAPDKTKAHSEILCNSCKKPILGYRYKCITCIDYDLCTKCEMFEVHPEHYMLRVPKPVNFKVADDLVKKWQKCINKETHSKDESSSDDDIPINRYAKTYDSGIDLSEDIKTKIRNEITRILDIKHDEPKKIKRKKEVKKKDSSKKKKTVDVEKFSVPVPVETVAVDAMVPVAFADVNDIAGSQILNIKDEMPAALTSIDSGQPMADLNLSDVDFMMDVNTRKTMGLF, from the exons ATGGTTAACTACTGTTGGGTTTACGGTTGTGGTCGGAACAATTCTTCAAgcagtaatttatatttctacGGCTTGCCTAAGGACTCTGTTcg ACTGAATCAATGGCTGAATGCAATAGGCAGGGGGGAATTTTCAggaaaaggtttaaaaaaatcgtaCCGCGTGTGCTCCAGACATTTTAGTCCACAAAGTATTATGAACAAGCGACTCTGTGCTAATgcagtacctacattatttttaccTGGGACTGAATTCAGTG ATGATGCATCAGCTCCGGACAAAACAAAAGCCCACAGTGAGATTCTATGCAACAGCTGCAAGAAGCCTATCCTTGGCTACCGATATAAATGCATAACATGCATTGATTATGATCTATGCACTAAATGTGAAATGTTTGAGGTACATCCAGAGCATTACATGCTGCGTGTACCCAAACCTGTCAATTTT AAAGTAGCAGACGACCTAGTAAAGAAATGGCAGAAATGTATCAATAAAGAAACACACTCAAAGGACGAATCGAGCAGTGATGACGACATACCCATAAACAGATACGCGAAGACTTACGACAGTGGCATTGATCTCTCTGAAGACATTAAAACAAAGATACGAAACGAAATCACTAGGATACTAGATATTAAACATGATGAACCTAAGAAGATAAAAAGGAAGAAGGAAGTAAAGAAGAAAGATAGTTCTAAGAAGAAAAAGACTGTAGATGTTGAGAAGTTTAGCGTTCCTGTCCCGGTAGAAACGGTAGCTGTTGATGCCATGGTGCCTGTTGCGTTTGCTGATGTCAATGATATAGCTGGTAGCCAGATCTTAAACATTAAGGATGAGATGCCTGCTGCTCTTACGAGTATAG ACTCAGGACAACCAATGGCTGACCTAAACTTATCCGATGTTGACTTCATGATGGATGTCAATACAAGAAAAACTATGGGATTATTTTAG